In Sphingobacterium sp. R2, the genomic stretch AGATCCATATGTCTACCGTGCAGAGCCGCGGTGTGGATAATTGCATCAAAACCACATGTAAATTCAATTGCTTCCTCAAGCTTTCGAACATCTAGCAAATGATCGGTCGTATCACTTTCCACGAGATCAATTCCCGTAACATCATGTCCTGACTGGCGTAGATTCTCTACAGTTGCACTTCCTAATTTTCCGGCAGATCCTGGTACTAATATGCGCATGTATCTATTTTTTTTTATACAAATAAACATAAAATTAGCCTACGTTGCTGCAACTACTTGATCTTCCGTCCGTATTATCCTTGGGATTTATACAAATTGTATTGATACAAATTGTGGATCTATTGAGACAATTTTGTAGTAAACTATCATCGGATATGACGTA encodes the following:
- a CDS encoding NAD-dependent epimerase/dehydratase family protein, whose product is MRILVPGSAGKLGSATVENLRQSGHDVTGIDLVESDTTDHLLDVRKLEEAIEFTCGFDAIIHTAALHGRHMDLNYPRQSFVDTNITGTLNLLKNK